The Vampirovibrio chlorellavorus nucleotide sequence GCCATTGGCGATAACATGCTGCCCACCGCAGACAACCACATACCCCTGCTTCATATTCTAACAGCATTGCGTGGGATTTCAATGCGTGAAATTGCGGACTGGCTGGCCTCTTTCCTGCGGGGCCCTTTAAGAAGGGGGAAACGGTATAGGGTCCAGCGTTTTGGCCTTCAAGTGCCGCTTGTTCACAGCGCCGGTGGGCTTGATCGTTAGTCCGTCCTGAACCTCAGTCATGCCTTAAAAAGTCAGTTAGCCTAAAAATCAGTCAGGAGCGTCACGTTGGGGTGCTGTTTGAGCCAGGAGGCCGGACAGTTGATATCGGGCGGGGTTTGGGGATGAAAGGCCGTGGCCACAATGTCCTGTTTCCCGGCGCCGGTAGCCAGCATTAAAATATGGCGAGCCCCCAGAATGGCTTTTAACCCCAGGGTAATGGCCTGCGTGGGGAGTCCCGGTTGAGTGGGGTCGGCAAAGTTGCTCATGCGGGTCAGCGGGGCTAACGCCACAATCCGGCTGGGGGAATCCGGTTGGGAGCCAGGCTCGTTGAAGGCGATGTGTCCGTTTTTGCCAATGCCCAGAATGACCAGATCGGGCCCCTGATTCTGGGTGATCAGGGCCTCATAGGCGGCGGGGCATTCAAAATACTGGGCCATGTAGAATTTTTGGCCCCCCACAAAGCGCCACAGCTCGTTTTGCATAAAATCGGCGAAGGTCTGGTAGGGCAAGGGGCCATCAAACTCAGGCCGTACGTATTCATCCAACTGAAACAGGCGGCTTTTTTCCCAGTTGATGTCGTTTCGTTGGCGGAGTTGGGCGTACATGCCCAAGGGGGTATTTCCGGTGGGAAAAACGATGGACGCGCTGGGCTTTTGGGCCAATTGCTCGGCCACAATGGCAGCAGCCTGTTGGGCCACGGTGTTGGCGTCGGGAAGGTGAAGCCAGTGCAGGCCACGCGCGAAGGGGGCTTGGGACATGGTCGGTTGTTTGGGTCTTTCCAGGCCAGGGGCCACCGGGGATACAGGCGGTTTCACGGAGACCGCATACGTTTGATCATACATGGGATCTGGCACCTTTGGCTGAGTGGGATTTTAAAAGCGTGTAAATGGAGGAGGGAACAAAGGGAGGAGGGAATAGACGGAGGAGGGAATAGGGGTGGACGTCTTTGAGCGTGGCGGGTTCCAAGGGCATCGGCAGGCGCAGCTTTTTGTGATTAAATAGGGCATATTGACCCAGAGCCAACCATGCCACCCATGACCGAGCCATTGCCTGAGACCTCGACTTCGCCGCTGGAGCCGGTGCAGCCTTCCCTGAAAGGGGAGTATGCCCGCCAGGGGGAATTTCACCGCAACCTGAACCCCAACTGGAGCTATTACCCGGTTTATATCAACAAGGTGGAATTGATTGACGAGCTGTTGCGCCGCTATGGCTGCCAGTCCGGCAAAATTCTGGATGCTGGCTGCGGTGAGGGCGTTCTGGTGGAAAAGTACGCCCGGCAGGGTTGGGAGATTGTGGGAGTGGATAAAAACTACGCCTCGGCCTATGTGCAGGAAGGCAGTGTAACGGCGCTTCCCTTTGCGGATAATACCTTTGACACCCTGATGTGCCTGGATATGCTGGAGCATTTGTATTACAACGAACAATCTGTCGCTATCAGCGAGATTCGCCGGGTGGTGAAGCCCGGGGGCACCCTGATTTTTTCCTGTCCCAATCTGGCCCACTTTACCAGCCGCCTCAAGCTGATGTTCCGGGGGCGCTTGTTGCGAACCGCTTCGGTGGGCCATCATCCCGGCGATCGGCCCATGCTGGAGTATCAGGAACTGTTTGAACGGGCAGGCTTTCGGGTGGTGGAGCGACAGGGAATCTTCCCCACGGTGCCGCCCATTTACCGCTTTGTGATGCGGCATCCGGCCAAAAGCCCGGGTCTGTTGCGCTTCTTGCGCAAGCTGCCGTTTCCGGTGAACTGGAATTTTCAGGTTCTGTTTGTCTGCCAGCTTGAAAAAGCGCTGTAAGAGAGGGGATTGCCCGAATGATTTTTACCCCGACCCCGCTTGCTGGCGCCTTTGTGGTGGATATCGAAAAGCTGGAGGATGAGCGCGGTTTTTTCGCCGAAGGCTGGAAAGATGAGGTCGCAGCGGCCCACGGGATTTCGGTGGTCTTTAACCGCACCAATATTTCCTACAACCGCAAGGCCGGAACGGTACGAGGGCTGCACAGCCAGCGGGCGCCTTACGAGGAGGCTAAGCTGGTGCGTTGCATTCAGGGGGCCATTTTTGACGTGATCGTGGACATCCGGCCCCACTCTCCCACCTACCTTCAGTGGTATGGCCTGGTGCTGAGCGCTGAGAACCATCGCATGTTGTACATGCCGCATGGCTTTTTGCACGGCTTCCAAACGCTGGTACCCGATTCCACCGTGTCTTATCAGGTGGCAGGCACCTACCAGCCACAGCAGGAAGTGGGGGCCCGGTTCGATGATCCGGCCTTTGGTATTGACTGGCCAGACGTCGGGGAGCGGGTACTGTCTCCCAAAGATCAGGCCTGGCCGCCTTTTCAGCCGCAAGCGCAAGCCATTTTGAGCTGAGGAGGGCCGTTTTATGAACGCCTGGGTGTTGCTGGTATTGGCAGGTCTACTGGAAGTGGGCTGGGCTTTGGGTTTAAAGGCCACCCACGGCTGGACGCGTTTGTGGCCCAGTATTTTTACGGCAACGGCCATGGTCCTCAGTCTGGTCTTGCTGTCTCAGGCCCTCAAGGTGCTGCCCATCAGTCTGGCCTACCCGGTGTGGGTGGGGATTGGGGCGCTGGGTGTGGCCGTGGTGGGTATGTTCTTTCTGGGAGAATCGGTCTCGGTGATCAAGGTGATCTGCATTGGCTGTATCGCCCTGGGGATAGCGGGGCTCAAGTTGAGCAGTTCTTGAAACGGCTGATAGACTTGTTGTGAGGGTTTTTCAGTCCATTGGGCCGGGTGGGATGACGGTTTGTTTTTGAACCCGACTGTGTTAATATTGCCAAGAATTTTAAAACACAACTATTTTGAGTGCTTCGTCAGTTTATTGTCAGACAATTGGGATGTCAGGAATGGGAATGGAGATCAGGCCATTGGGCCTCCCTCAAGGCATATTGGGTGATCCTAAAAGGGGTGTGAGTGTGATGATGACACGTTCTTTCTTTGCGCCAAGGGTGGCCGCTGGCAAGCTACCAGTCAGGGCTCCGGGGCCGGTGGTTGTTGATGCTTCCGGGGGGAGCAAGCAATGGGTGCGCCAAGCCCATACCAAACGTCTGACCTCTTTGTCCAGCGAGGAAATGGCCCGGTTCGCCCCGCTGCTTTTGCCATCCGCCTTTCTCTCTCATCCGGGGAAGGCAGTCGAGCCTGAGTTTCAGCCCATCATTCTGGTGGAGAATGAGGAGGCCAGGGATCATCTGCGGTTGTTGCGGCCCTTCCGCAAGTTGATGTCCTACAACGCGGAAAATTTCTACCAGTCTTCCAAAAACGCCCATATTAAGTCACAGGCTTCCATTCAGGCCCTGGCGGACGTGATTAATCAGGAGGAGCCGGATGTCATCGCCTTGCAGGAGGTGGGGGACAAAGGCCTGTTGACTCAATTCAATCTGAAGTACCTGAACGGGCGCTACCCCAATGTTATTAGTAAGCCGGTGTGGGTCAAAAGTCAGCATCAATTGGCCTTTATGACCAAAGGTAATATTCGTGTAGTGGACACCAAAAGTCATTGGACGGAATTCTGCAAACTCTCCCACGGGGCGGCGGTGCGTGATTTTTTAGAGGCCACCTTTGAGACGGAAAGCGGCTATCGGTTTACCGTATTCAACGCCCACCTCAAGTCCATGCGCGGGGATGAGCTGAAGACTGCCCCGGTTCGTATGAAGGAGGCCACTGCCGCCGCCGCCATCCTGCGAAAGCGCCTGGAGGCCGAGCCTGACGCCCCCCTCTTCCTGACCGGAGATCTCAATACGCATCATCACAGCGAAGCGGGCCGCCCGGTCATCCAGACCTTGCAGCGTCTGGGTCAGGCGGAGGGAGAAGAGGCCCTGTCAGAAGTGATTCTCAAGGATCATCAGTGCATTCCCACCAACCGCTCCCATGGTTACCCGGATGCCAAGCTGGATTACACCTTTACCTCCAAGGCCCTCACACCGCTGGTGCGTCAGGCTTATGTGGCCGGTTCGTTTGAGGCGTCCCCCTGGAAGGAGGCCTCGGATCACCTGCCGCTGGTGACCGTTTTTGAAGAGGGGCAGTCCCAGACCCGGCGTTCTCTGGATCTCTTGTCCACGCCGCCCCGGGTGGAGCCTCCCGGCAATCCCGGTGGAAAAAAACGCAAGTGGGAATTGATTGCCTGACCCGTTCAAGGGTAAGATGGTCTTATCAGGAGAAAGTGTGTCGGCTCAATTCAGGACAAGTTCCGGGCGGGCACCGATTAGACACCGGCCAGATATCGGGCAGACAATGAGTTAGGAGTTTGGCATGCAACGTTCACAAACAACCGGGGCTGAGTTACAGGTGGCCCAGTTGGCCAAGGCCATCGATCATACCAAATTGACGTTTGCGCCCGGCGAGGACGAAGAGGCTGCCATTGCCCAATTGTGCGAGGAGGCCCTGACCTACGGCTTTTACTCGGTCTGTGTGCAGCCCCGACATGTGGCCTTTTGCAAGGCCCGTCTGGCCGACTCCGGGGTCAAAGTGGCCACGGTCATTGGCTTTCCCTCGGCTAAAGTCAGGCTGGAGGCGGAGAGGCTGCAGCTCACCATCGGGCGTCAACCGCTATCGGATAAATTGTCGCAAACCCGTCAGGCCATTCTGGATGGGGCCGATGAGCTGGATGTGGTGATTGATGTGCCGCAGTTGAAAGTGGATGCCCGCCGTGGGTCGGAGGTGGCCCGTCTGGGGCTGAAGTCCATTCAGGAGGCGGCTCAGGGGCGGCCCATCAAGACGATTATTGAAACTGACTTGCTGAGTGATGAGGAAGTGGTGCTGGCCAGTCGCTGGTGCGCGGAATTAAGACTGCTGATGGTCAAAACTTCCACCGGTATGGTGGAAGGGGGCTTGGGAGCCACGGTGGAAACGGTGAAGCGCATGGTGAACACGGTGCTAAAGGTTTACCCAAAAACCAGGGTGAAAGCCAGTGGCGGTATCAAAACCCGGGCTCAGGCAGAAGCCTTGCTGAAGGCGGGAGCTGCCCGGCTGGGCACCAGTTCCGGGGTTCAAATTGTGGCCGGAGAAGCCCTGCCGTTGGAAACGGTGGCAGAAAATCACTATTAGGTCGGGCGGGTGGCCCGCATTAAGCGATCTGGGCCAAATGACCTTCCAGGATTTTGAATAGGGCCTGACAGTCTTTCTCTTTCAGATTATGGGCCACGCCGTCCATTTTTTTAAACGGAAGGCCAAGGTCGGCGGCCATTCTTTGGGCATCCCGATAATCCAGTTCCCGATCGGCGTCTCCGCTGATGATGAGCGTATTGAGCTTTTTAAACCGGGCGGCCTCCTCCAGCTTGGCCTGGGTATTCAGGTCCACCCGCATCTTGCGGGTGTCAAAAAATTTATCGATGATTTTTAAGGCCACCGGTTTGGGTAATAAAAACAGACGATCGGCGATTTTCTTTTTCTGATAGGTGACCCCATCGCTCAATTTGGGAAAGCTGTTGAGTAGCACCACGCATTTGGGTTTTTTGCCCTCAAATTCGTTGTTGGCGTTTTGGGCAATGGTGGCTGCCATGTGAGAGGTGATGTGCGTTCCCAGCGAGTAGCCGACCAGAATTTGCTGCTCAAGCGGGATTTTCTTGTGCTTGCTTAAAAACTTGCACACTTCCACACCGGACTTGTAACAGTTCTCCAGGGTGACTTTGCCCTCGCTGTTGCCAAAGCCGGGGTAGTCGTAAACCAAAATGCCATACCCCTGATCGCTGAAGGTTTTTAAATAATGCTTGAGGTTACTGATGTTGCTGTGCCTGCCGTGGCTGAAAACGATGGTGGGTTTGTTGCTGCCCGGTTCCTCGGGGATGTGCCAGGCTGAAATATCAATGCGTTTTCCACCGTCCGTTTTAAAGGGGATGGGGCATTTAATAATTTTGTCGGCCAGTTCGTCATCATCCAGCAACTCCAGCGAGCAACTTTTGATGGGTGAATAGAAAGTCTGACGCTCAATAAAGTCGTAGATCGCCTTGGGCATTTTGCCAAACACAAAGGTACTCATCAGGGCCATCCGGCATCCCACGGCCACCAGAGAATTTACCGCCTCTTCCAAAAGCCGGTAGGATTTCCAGGCGCCTTCCTTGAAGGCGTGCCAGAGTTGGTCCCGAAACAGCGGTTTGGGTGACTGGGTAGGCTTTGCGCTGCTTGCCCCAAACTGGGGAGAGGCTGGGCCCAATCCGGGTTGGGCCTTTGGCTGGGGACTGGCGCATGCCACCTGTGGGGGTGTCCGTGTGTCCGGCTGGTGGCGGGAGTTATGAGTCAAGCCATCCCCCGGTGGCGGTGGGGGAGTGAACGCTCTGGGCGCTGGTTTGGTTGTATTGGAAAGGGATGAAACCACGGAAAAAAACCTGGCTTGGTTCATGGGGGATGAGGCGTTAAGGCCATTAACACGCCTCAATTTAATTCTGTGCCGCCAGACCCTACCGGGCGTTTACAAAACTTTAGTTCGTTGTGCCTGCTGAGTATGTCTGCTGGAACCGCAGGGAGGCAAACCCGTTGCAGCTTTCGCAAGGGGCCGTGAACCCGTCATGCAAAAAGGCATCCCGCAATGTGGATGCCTTTTGATAGAGATACCTTGGGAAGGAAGTTGTTTGGAAAATTTTATTGGAAACGAACCGGAAGCTCGTTTTCACCCACCATGTTCAGATAGTTCCGGGCCAATTCCTCAATCCCTGAAGGAGAGGAATACACGCGGATTTTGTCGTTTAAAATCTTGTTTTCCACTTTGGTTTGGTTGAAAAAGGTTTTAACAGAAGCCTGGCTGCTGGCCAGTTGCGATAAATTGAAGCTGGCTGTAATCAGGGTTCTGGCACATTGCACCACCCCAAAAATCAACGCCGCGTTAATGGTCAGGTACAACAGGTACTCAAACCGGGTTGTTCTTTTTTTGTATTGAGATTTTCTGACCGGTTGCCGCTTTACTTGCCGTTCTATAACGGGTTGTAGCTCGGGATAGGCAACCTCCGTGTAAGCAAATTGACGATTGGTATAAGCCATACTCACCCTGGGTACTCTCTATCTGCTTTTCTCTATCTGCCTCTATTCATTGGAGAAAACGCCGAGGAAAGTAATCGCACTCAAGCCCTGTCCGTAAAACAAATACTTTCCATAAGACTGATATCATCCACGCCCTATGATTATAGCAGAGATCCTCGGGTTGCCTACAAATTTTTTGACCTCCCTTTGTTTTTCTCCTGTAAAAAATTGATAATCCGTGGGCCCAATGCGGTTTTGAGGGATTTGTAAATTCTGTGAAGGCCCGGCCACAGCCCCTACCCGGCTTAACCTGTGTGCCGTATGCACTTCCTGCATTTGGAGGAGTCAGGACGCTGAGGGCGGTTTTCATTGCGTTTAATGGGGTATGATATAGTGAGGAAAGTGCCAATTGATTGATTTGTAACTGGTACCGTTGGGCGTTATGAGTTTAAAAAAGCTGCCTGTTGCCATAAACGTGTTTCCGTCGCTGGATTACGTTGAACTGGTGCAGTTTGACGATAAAACCGGCGAGATCGAAAAAGCGTCCGCTTTGCCTTGTTCCTTTGACACGGCCGCCCGGCAGATGAGTGACCGGGATCAGATGATGCAGACCATTCGCGATCTGTTCAGCATGAATCGGATTCCCTATACCACGCCCGTTGTTTTGGTGTTGCCCAGCTTTTTTACCCGGGAAATTGAGCTGCCTG carries:
- a CDS encoding 6-phosphogluconolactonase, yielding MYDQTYAVSVKPPVSPVAPGLERPKQPTMSQAPFARGLHWLHLPDANTVAQQAAAIVAEQLAQKPSASIVFPTGNTPLGMYAQLRQRNDINWEKSRLFQLDEYVRPEFDGPLPYQTFADFMQNELWRFVGGQKFYMAQYFECPAAYEALITQNQGPDLVILGIGKNGHIAFNEPGSQPDSPSRIVALAPLTRMSNFADPTQPGLPTQAITLGLKAILGARHILMLATGAGKQDIVATAFHPQTPPDINCPASWLKQHPNVTLLTDF
- a CDS encoding class I SAM-dependent methyltransferase → MPPMTEPLPETSTSPLEPVQPSLKGEYARQGEFHRNLNPNWSYYPVYINKVELIDELLRRYGCQSGKILDAGCGEGVLVEKYARQGWEIVGVDKNYASAYVQEGSVTALPFADNTFDTLMCLDMLEHLYYNEQSVAISEIRRVVKPGGTLIFSCPNLAHFTSRLKLMFRGRLLRTASVGHHPGDRPMLEYQELFERAGFRVVERQGIFPTVPPIYRFVMRHPAKSPGLLRFLRKLPFPVNWNFQVLFVCQLEKAL
- the rfbC gene encoding dTDP-4-dehydrorhamnose 3,5-epimerase; translation: MIFTPTPLAGAFVVDIEKLEDERGFFAEGWKDEVAAAHGISVVFNRTNISYNRKAGTVRGLHSQRAPYEEAKLVRCIQGAIFDVIVDIRPHSPTYLQWYGLVLSAENHRMLYMPHGFLHGFQTLVPDSTVSYQVAGTYQPQQEVGARFDDPAFGIDWPDVGERVLSPKDQAWPPFQPQAQAILS
- a CDS encoding DMT family transporter, which encodes MNAWVLLVLAGLLEVGWALGLKATHGWTRLWPSIFTATAMVLSLVLLSQALKVLPISLAYPVWVGIGALGVAVVGMFFLGESVSVIKVICIGCIALGIAGLKLSSS
- a CDS encoding endonuclease/exonuclease/phosphatase family protein codes for the protein MMTRSFFAPRVAAGKLPVRAPGPVVVDASGGSKQWVRQAHTKRLTSLSSEEMARFAPLLLPSAFLSHPGKAVEPEFQPIILVENEEARDHLRLLRPFRKLMSYNAENFYQSSKNAHIKSQASIQALADVINQEEPDVIALQEVGDKGLLTQFNLKYLNGRYPNVISKPVWVKSQHQLAFMTKGNIRVVDTKSHWTEFCKLSHGAAVRDFLEATFETESGYRFTVFNAHLKSMRGDELKTAPVRMKEATAAAAILRKRLEAEPDAPLFLTGDLNTHHHSEAGRPVIQTLQRLGQAEGEEALSEVILKDHQCIPTNRSHGYPDAKLDYTFTSKALTPLVRQAYVAGSFEASPWKEASDHLPLVTVFEEGQSQTRRSLDLLSTPPRVEPPGNPGGKKRKWELIA
- the deoC gene encoding deoxyribose-phosphate aldolase, which produces MQRSQTTGAELQVAQLAKAIDHTKLTFAPGEDEEAAIAQLCEEALTYGFYSVCVQPRHVAFCKARLADSGVKVATVIGFPSAKVRLEAERLQLTIGRQPLSDKLSQTRQAILDGADELDVVIDVPQLKVDARRGSEVARLGLKSIQEAAQGRPIKTIIETDLLSDEEVVLASRWCAELRLLMVKTSTGMVEGGLGATVETVKRMVNTVLKVYPKTRVKASGGIKTRAQAEALLKAGAARLGTSSGVQIVAGEALPLETVAENHY
- a CDS encoding alpha/beta hydrolase, whose translation is MTHNSRHQPDTRTPPQVACASPQPKAQPGLGPASPQFGASSAKPTQSPKPLFRDQLWHAFKEGAWKSYRLLEEAVNSLVAVGCRMALMSTFVFGKMPKAIYDFIERQTFYSPIKSCSLELLDDDELADKIIKCPIPFKTDGGKRIDISAWHIPEEPGSNKPTIVFSHGRHSNISNLKHYLKTFSDQGYGILVYDYPGFGNSEGKVTLENCYKSGVEVCKFLSKHKKIPLEQQILVGYSLGTHITSHMAATIAQNANNEFEGKKPKCVVLLNSFPKLSDGVTYQKKKIADRLFLLPKPVALKIIDKFFDTRKMRVDLNTQAKLEEAARFKKLNTLIISGDADRELDYRDAQRMAADLGLPFKKMDGVAHNLKEKDCQALFKILEGHLAQIA
- a CDS encoding septum formation initiator family protein, which codes for MAYTNRQFAYTEVAYPELQPVIERQVKRQPVRKSQYKKRTTRFEYLLYLTINAALIFGVVQCARTLITASFNLSQLASSQASVKTFFNQTKVENKILNDKIRVYSSPSGIEELARNYLNMVGENELPVRFQ